In Spiroplasma clarkii, the DNA window TCTTAAACAAATGTGACATGGTTGATGATGCAGAATTAATCGACTTAGTTGAAATGGAAGTAAGAGAATTACTAAGTGCTTATGAATTTGATGGAGATGGAGCACCTGTTATTAGAGGTTCAGCTCTTGGAGCATTAAATGGTGAACAAGACTGAGTTTCAAAAGTTGAAGAACTAATGGATGCAGTTGATGACTACATTCCAACTCCTGCTCGTGATAAAGAAAAAACTTTCTTAATGCCAGTAGAAGACGTCTTTACTATTACAGGACGTGGAACAGTGGCAACTGGAAGAGTTGAACGTGGAGTTGTTAAAGTTAACGAAGAAGTTGAAATTGTTGGACTAGTTGAAGAACGTAAAAAAGTTGTCGTTACTGGACTTGAAATGTTTAGAAAATTACTTGACTTTGCTGAAGCTGGAGATAATGTTGGAGCCTTGTTAAGAGGGGTTGACAGATCTGATATTGAACGTGGACAAGTTCTTGCAAAACCAGGAACAATTAATCCACATACAATATTAAAAGCTCAAGTTTATGCTTTAACTCAAGAAGAAGGTGGACGTCACAAACCATTCTTTAACAAATACCGTCCTCAATTCTACTTCAGAACAACTGATGTAACTGGTGAAGTTACTTTACCAGCAGGTACTGACATGGTTATGCCTGGGGACAACGTTGAATTAGAAATTACTTTAATTAAACCAATTGCTGTTGAACAAGGTACTAAATTCTCAATCCGTGAAGGTGGAAGAACTATTGGTGCTGGATCAGTAGTTTCAATTGTAAAATAATTAACAATATAAAACATTAAAACTAGTGTCTTTGACACTAGTTTTTTTGACTTGAAGCCTGACTTGCAATTCAAGTTATTTAGGCGCAAATTATTGGCAAAATCTTGTTGAACTCACCAAAGTTTAAAAAACTTATAAGAAAAAAATTCAACTTACAATATGTTTCAAAAGCTGGCAAGCATTTTATAATTAAATTCAACACCCAACACTAGCATTAGTAGATTTGCATCTATGATATTTAATTTAATCCTCACATAATTTTTAATGAGAGCCTGGAGAAAACTACTTTGGTAAAAATTAATTTTCTTGCATCTAAGACTAGCTCACTATAAAAGGTGTGAATAAAAAAAATAGCTAATGCTATTCTTCATTATAATCAAGACCTAAGATGTCTTTAAAGTAGGCAATATATTGATGTTTATAACCAGATCATCACTTGTTTTGTGTATTGTCAAAAGTACCGTCTTTAAAGTAAAATGTTATTTTACATATTCCTTCTGGAAGTGCTTCTTCTAAAGAATATCTTTCGACTTTAGTTTTATCAATAATAGTAATGCCTGAGTTTTCAAAATTTGTTCCTGGCTTACCATTAGTCCTATCTAAGCTATATACTTCTACCATATTATTCTCTTTTCCACATGATACAACAGTTGCTGGAATACTTGTCAAGGCAGCAACTGGCATCATTTTTAATATAAATTTAATCCCACTCATTCAATTTCCTCCTCTTGATAGCTCTATAATATCAAACTTACTAGATTATTTAAAGAGCTAGGTTTTTTAAAAATTTCTAAATCTAAGTTAAATGTTTTAAAATTTAAAGTGACTAATGAAATTCCTGATGCATCTAAATATTTTAGGTGTTTTTTAAATTGTAAAATGCAGCTGTTGGTGTTATTATTTTTATATAAAAAGTGAGGGAATTATGATAACAAAAAATTTAAAAACAAATTTTTTAAAGCTCAGTGCCTATAAAAAAAATACAAAATCTAGTTTGTTTATTCAAAAAACCGGACAGACAACACTAGTGGATACAGAAAAAACTTTATACATTTGTTTAACTGAGGCAACCACTATTAGAAAGATACAAACTATTATTAAAAAATTTGTCAAACAGAACAAGTATGACTTAAATATTGACTTAGATTCATTTGTGGAAGTTTTTCAAAACAACATTGACTTAATGCAAGCAGTTATTGAAACTTTAATGTATCAAAATCATCCAGTATTAAGTATGAAAACTACACAAAAAACTGAACCAAGTTTTAACTTTTTAGTTTCTGAAACCTGAGCTTCATTATTTTCTGAGCTAGCTTTAAAAACTGAATTTAGCAATTTTGCTAGAGATCTACAAAATCTTCCACCAAATATTGCCACTTCAATTAAACTTGCAGAATTAATTGAACAAAAGGCAAATGAAGTTGGGGGTATTAAGACTACAATCCTTAATAAAACTGAAATCCAGAATTTAAAAATGGAGTTGTTATTGGCTGTCAATGCTGGGTCAAAAATTGAGCCAAGAGTAGTAGTTTTAGAATACGTTGGAGATCCAAAAGCACCAAAAGTTGCTTTGGTGGGGAAAGGTATCACTTTTGATAGTGGAGGATATAATTTAAAATCTTCACCTTATATCAAAGATATGAAGTTTGATATGA includes these proteins:
- a CDS encoding M17 family metallopeptidase, which encodes MDTEKTLYICLTEATTIRKIQTIIKKFVKQNKYDLNIDLDSFVEVFQNNIDLMQAVIETLMYQNHPVLSMKTTQKTEPSFNFLVSETWASLFSELALKTEFSNFARDLQNLPPNIATSIKLAELIEQKANEVGGIKTTILNKTEIQNLKMELLLAVNAGSKIEPRVVVLEYVGDPKAPKVALVGKGITFDSGGYNLKSSPYIKDMKFDMTGTAVVCGAVMALAKAKAKCNVVAIAVLTDNRIGETAMLPEAIYQSMKGLTVEITNTDAEGRLVLADGITYALQEQKAQKIITAATLTGAIRIALGRWFVGMFSNNDKFCEEFSTASQKAQEYCWRLPLLEEHLDVMKRSKIADLVNSEPGAEAGSSTAAAFLQAFVEDKPFIHVDLSGVGRLESEGTAPMLKTIFELLK
- the tuf gene encoding elongation factor Tu, translating into MAKESFDRSLPHVNIGTIGHVDHGKTTLTAAITKVLAAKGGAEFKDYANIDNAPEERERGITINTTHVEYKTSKRHYAHVDCPGHADYVKNMITGAAQMDGAILVVAATDGPMPQTREHILLSRQVGVPAIVVFLNKCDMVDDAELIDLVEMEVRELLSAYEFDGDGAPVIRGSALGALNGEQDWVSKVEELMDAVDDYIPTPARDKEKTFLMPVEDVFTITGRGTVATGRVERGVVKVNEEVEIVGLVEERKKVVVTGLEMFRKLLDFAEAGDNVGALLRGVDRSDIERGQVLAKPGTINPHTILKAQVYALTQEEGGRHKPFFNKYRPQFYFRTTDVTGEVTLPAGTDMVMPGDNVELEITLIKPIAVEQGTKFSIREGGRTIGAGSVVSIVK